The following DNA comes from Bacillota bacterium.
ATGGTCTCCCGCTTGCGCCAGCCGTGCCCTTCGCCCTGGTACACGTGATACTCGTGCGCAACGCCCCGGCGCCGCAGCACCTCCACCACGCTGTCGGACTGGTTCTTGGGAACGACCTGGTCCTCGTCCCCCTGGAAGATGGCGACGGGGTCCTGGATGCGGTCGGCGAAGAAGATCGGCGAACGCTCCCGGTAGAGGGCCGCGGCTTGTGGTAGGGGCCCGATCATGGAATCCATGTACCGTTCTTCGAACTTGTGCGTCTCTGCGGCCAGCGTGAAGAGGTTGGCCACCCCGAACAGGCAGATCCCCGCCCGGAAGAAGCCCGGATGGGTGATGAGAGCCCGCAGCACGGTGTACCCGCCGGCGCTGCCGCCCATGATGACGAGCCGCTCCGGGTCGGCCAGCCCTGCCTCGCTCATCGCCCGGGCGCCGCTGACCGCGTCTTCGACGTCGTAAACGCCCCAGTTGCCCTTCAAGGCGTCCATGTAGGCGCGCCCGTACCCCGTGCTGCCCCGGTAGTTGACCTCCAGCACCGCGTACCCGCGGCTCGTGAAGAACTGGATGGCCGGGTTCCACTCCGCCGAGGCCTGCGCGGTGGGGCCGCCGTGAACGCGCACGATGAGCGGCGGCCGTCCCTCCCCCCGGAAGCCCGGATTCGCCGGCGGGTAGTAGAGGCCGAACGCGTCCTGCCCGCCGGCGGTCGCCCACCGGCGAGGCTCAGGCCGGCTGAACCATGCCGGGGGGAGATCCTCGGCCTCCGAGCGGCGCCAGACCTTCACCTGCACAGCACCTGCCAGGCCCGGCTCGACCGTGAGCACCCGCCACGGGATGCCGGACGAGGAGGCCAGGACGGCCAGTTGCTCGCCATCCGGCGAGGCCGCGATCTGGTGGAGGGCCGTGTAGGG
Coding sequences within:
- a CDS encoding S9 family peptidase, with product RLWPQKLAEGDDFYMQPAWHPSGRVLAFVSWRHPNMPWDGTRLHLAHLNGADPASGELPRVVRLETVAGSDRVATFQPAFSPDGRWLAYVSDESGWPNVYLYDLEQKKAAPAHPEPADHGVPAWRQGARTLAWSADSRRLYFLRNDQAFTQLWAYDVERRHAARVGGPDGGPLSPYTALHQIAASPDGEQLAVLASSSGIPWRVLTVEPGLAGAVQVKVWRRSEAEDLPPAWFSRPEPRRWATAGGQDAFGLYYPPANPGFRGEGRPPLIVRVHGGPTAQASAEWNPAIQFFTSRGYAVLEVNYRGSTGYGRAYMDALKGNWGVYDVEDAVSGARAMSEAGLADPERLVIMGGSAGGYTVLRALITHPGFFRAGICLFGVANLFTLAAETHKFEERYMDSMIGPLPQAAALYRERSPIFFADRIQDPVAIFQGDEDQVVPKNQSDSVVEVLRRRGVAHEYHVYQGEGHGWRKRETIEAYYASVESFLRRHVIFA